Proteins encoded together in one Impatiens glandulifera chromosome 1, dImpGla2.1, whole genome shotgun sequence window:
- the LOC124919607 gene encoding autophagy-related protein 18h-like isoform X1, giving the protein MKRSQDSTIGKNVVGNGFIPNSLRFISSCVKTVSSNVRSAGASVAGSISGDSDDRRKDQVLWASFDKLELGSSCFKHVLLLGYSNGFQVLDVEDASTVTELVSRRDGPVTFLQMQPIPAESDCNDGFRASHPILLVVASDETRISGSVPSRRDDITRNSSPDSQSGNFINSPSTVQFYSLKSHTYVHVLRFRSTVFLVRCSPRIVAISLSSQIYCFDALTLENKFSVLTYPVPQIGVGPIAVNVGYGPMAVGPRWLAYASNNPLSSNTGRLSPQSLTPPGVSPSTSPGSGSLMARYAMESSKQLAAGLINLGDMSYKTFTKYYHEHFPDGSSSPIRSNSGRIVGRISTQSTEMDNAGVVVVKDIVSRAVVCQFRAHTSPLSALCFDPSGTLLVTASVHGNNINIFRIMPSPNSSVNHGNEWSSSHVHLYKLHRGMTSAVIQDICFSHYSQWITVVSSKGTCHVFVLSPFGGETGLQLKNSLLDGPDLIPIQSQPWWFSASSLMLNQHRSPPSLINLSVVSRIRVGNSGWLNTVSSAASSATGKVFPTTSIVSAIFHNSVQDDLSALEHLLVYTPSGNLVQYDLLPSVGGGEQSEAAAPRTVTGSSMQMQDEELRVKSEPVQWWDVCRREDWPERGEQIYGIHRVSEENGDKFVKDGSELEEGDIKEKELTKSHEHSHWYLSNAEVQIRSGKLPVWQKPKIYFFRMNPILGSPDHQTEDSTQGEMEIEKIHVNEVQIKRKDLLPVFDRYHSIQSDMRYDRDYVGERYSSPLNSHGVFDGEKPSSPSYSYRSASSRIPAEIRASESMDLSESPSIAYMVNNSMDEVKNVKGIESPLTEKIGENISREVESSSSVVTSESSNNSSNRSDSSLNIIDVGPVDEDMNEPIDFGHYFDEGYCRASIRDESSAPAQATITSTTNFDGSNSPCLKENLEEDGESDDMLGGVFAFYEEG; this is encoded by the exons ATGAAGAGAAGCCAAGACAGCACTATAGGTAAAAACGTCGTCGGCAATGGCTTCATCCCTAACTCTCTTCGCTTCATTTCCTCTTGCGTAAAGACCGTCTCATCCAACGTCCGCTCTGCTGGTGCATCTGTTGCTGGTTCAATCTCTGGTGACTCCGATGACCGCAGAAAAGACCAG GTCCTTTGGGCTTCCTTTGACAAGCTAGAACTTGGTTCATCTTGTTTTAAGCATGTCCTATTACTAGGCTATTCCAACGGATTTCAAGTTCTTGATGTTGAAGATGCTTCTACTGTCACTGAGCTGGTTTCAAGGCGCGATGGTCCAGTCACATTCTTACAGATGCAGCCTATCCCCGCAGAATCAGATTGCAATGATGGATTCAGAGCATCTCATCCAATCCTTCTGGTTGTAGCCAGTGATGAAACAAGAATCTCTGGTTCAGTGCCAAGTAGGAGAGACGATATAACCAGGAATAGCAGCCCTGATTCACAAAGTGGAAATTTTATTAACTCCCCTTCGACTGTTCAGTTCTATTCTCTGAAGTCTCACACTTACGTTCATGTTCTGCGGTTCCGTTCGACAGTTTTTTTGGTCAGGTGCAGTCCACGGATAGTAGCTATCAGTCTTTCATCACAA ATTTACTGTTTTGATGCATTAACTCTTGAGAACAAGTTCAGTGTCCTTACTTATCCTGTCCCTCAAATTGGAGTTGGGCCTATTGCAGTTAATGTTGGATATGGCCCAATGGCAGTAGGCCCTAGATGGTTAGCTTATGCATCAAATAATCCACTATCATCAAATACGGGGCGATTAAGTCCCCAAAGTCTTACGCCTCCTGGAGTTAGTCCTTCTACATCACCTGGAAGTGGAAGTCTGATGGCACGTTATGCAATGGAGTCAAGTAAGCAATTGGCTGCTGGTTTAATCAATTTAGGTGACATGAGCTATAAGACTTTCACAAAGTATTATCATGAGCATTTTCCTGACGGCTCCAGTTCTCCCATACGATCAAACTCTGGCAGAATTGTTGGCAGAATCTCGACACAGTCAACTGAAATGGACAATGCCGGAGTG GTCGTTGTAAAAGATATAGTATCTAGAGCTGTGGTTTGCCAGTTTAGGGCTCACACAAGCCCTCTATCTGCCTTGTGTTTTGATCCAAGTGGGACTCTTTTGGTCACTGCCTCTGTTCATGGGAACAACATAAATATCTTCCGCATCATGCCATCTCCAAATAGCTCAGTAAACCACGGCAATGAGTGGAGTTCATCTCATGTCCACCTTTACAAGCTTCATCGTGGAATGACGTCAGCT GTTATTCAAGACATTTGTTTTAGTCATTATAGTCAGTGGATAACTGTTGTTTCATCAAAGGGGACATGCCATGTCTTCGTTCTATCACCTTTTGGTGGAGAAACGGGTCTTCAGCTTAAGAATTCTCTTCTCGATGGGCCAGATCTCATACCCATACAATCCCAACCGTGGTGGTTTTCTGCTTCGTCTCTTATGTTAAACCAGCATCGTTCACCTCCTTCACTAATTAATCTATCTGTGGTTAGCCGAATAAGAGTTGGTAATTCTGGGTGGCTAAATACTgtgagtagtgctgcatcttcTGCAACCGGGAAGGTTTTTCCGACAACTAGCATTGTTTCTGCCATTTTTCACAATTCAGTACAGGATGATTTAAGTGCCTTGGAGCATCTGCTTGTTTATACTCCTTCTGGTAACTTGGTTCAATATGACCTTTTGCCTTCAGTTGGGGGAGGGGAACAAAGTGAAGCTGCTGCTCCAAGAACTGTAACGGGTTCTTCGATGCAGATGCAAGATGAGGAGTTACGTGTTAAATCTGAACCTGTTCAGTGGTGGGATGTCTGTAGAAGGGAAGATTGGCCTGAAAGAGGTGAACAAATTTATGGAATTCATCGTGTTAGTGAAGAAAATGGTGATAAATTTGTGAAAGATGGTTCTGAGCTTGAAGAAGGAGATATTAAAGAGAAGGAATTGACAAAGTCTCATGAACATTCTCATTGGTATTTATCTAATGCTGAAGTACAGATTAGGTCTGGGAAGCTACCAGTTTGGCAGAAGCCCAag atttactTTTTTAGAATGAACCCTATTTTGGGTTCTCCGGATCATCAAACTGAAGATAGTACCCAAGGAGAGATGGAAATTGAAAAGATCCATGTCAATGAGGTTCAGATAAAGCGCAAGGACTTGCTGCCTGTGTTTGATCGTTATCACAGTATTCAATCTGATATGAGGTATGACAG GGATTATGTTGGCGAGAGATATTCATCTCCACTCAACTCTCATGGAGTTTTTGATGGGGAAAAACCTTCATCTCCATCATACAGCTATCGTAGTG CGTCATCAAGAATACCTGCAGAGATCCGGGCCTCAGAATCAATGGATCTCTCTGAATCTCCTTCCATCGCCTACATGGTTAATAATTCCATGGATGAGGTGAAAAATGTTAAAGGAATAGAAAGTCCACTGACCGAAAAAATCGGTGAAAATATTTCCAGAGAAGTTGAGTCCTCCAGTAGTGTTGTGACTAGCGAATCTTCGAACAACAGTTCTAACCGTTCTGACTCGAGTTTGAATATCATCGATGTGGGACCAGTGGATGAAGATATGAATGAGCCAATAGATTTCGGGCACTATTTTGACGAGGGATATTGTAGAGCTTCAATTCGCGATGAAAGCTCAGCACCCGCACAAGCTACTATTACTAGTACTACTAACTTTGACGGAAGTAACAGTCCTTGCCTGAAAGAGAATTTGGAGGAAGATGGGGAAAGCGATGATATGTTGGGTGGTGTCTTTGCCTTCTACGAAGAAG GCTGA
- the LOC124919607 gene encoding autophagy-related protein 18h-like isoform X2 codes for MKRSQDSTIGKNVVGNGFIPNSLRFISSCVKTVSSNVRSAGASVAGSISGDSDDRRKDQVLWASFDKLELGSSCFKHVLLLGYSNGFQVLDVEDASTVTELVSRRDGPVTFLQMQPIPAESDCNDGFRASHPILLVVASDETRISGSVPSRRDDITRNSSPDSQSGNFINSPSTVQFYSLKSHTYVHVLRFRSTVFLVRCSPRIVAISLSSQIYCFDALTLENKFSVLTYPVPQIGVGPIAVNVGYGPMAVGPRWLAYASNNPLSSNTGRLSPQSLTPPGVSPSTSPGSGSLMARYAMESSKQLAAGLINLGDMSYKTFTKYYHEHFPDGSSSPIRSNSGRIVGRISTQSTEMDNAGVVVVKDIVSRAVVCQFRAHTSPLSALCFDPSGTLLVTASVHGNNINIFRIMPSPNSSVNHGNEWSSSHVHLYKLHRGMTSAVIQDICFSHYSQWITVVSSKGTCHVFVLSPFGGETGLQLKNSLLDGPDLIPIQSQPWWFSASSLMLNQHRSPPSLINLSVVSRIRVGNSGWLNTVSSAASSATGKVFPTTSIVSAIFHNSVQDDLSALEHLLVYTPSGNLVQYDLLPSVGGGEQSEAAAPRTVTGSSMQMQDEELRVKSEPVQWWDVCRREDWPERGEQIYGIHRVSEENGDKFVKDGSELEEGDIKEKELTKSHEHSHWYLSNAEVQIRSGKLPVWQKPKIYFFRMNPILGSPDHQTEDSTQGEMEIEKIHVNEVQIKRKDLLPVFDRYHSIQSDMRDYVGERYSSPLNSHGVFDGEKPSSPSYSYRSASSRIPAEIRASESMDLSESPSIAYMVNNSMDEVKNVKGIESPLTEKIGENISREVESSSSVVTSESSNNSSNRSDSSLNIIDVGPVDEDMNEPIDFGHYFDEGYCRASIRDESSAPAQATITSTTNFDGSNSPCLKENLEEDGESDDMLGGVFAFYEEG; via the exons ATGAAGAGAAGCCAAGACAGCACTATAGGTAAAAACGTCGTCGGCAATGGCTTCATCCCTAACTCTCTTCGCTTCATTTCCTCTTGCGTAAAGACCGTCTCATCCAACGTCCGCTCTGCTGGTGCATCTGTTGCTGGTTCAATCTCTGGTGACTCCGATGACCGCAGAAAAGACCAG GTCCTTTGGGCTTCCTTTGACAAGCTAGAACTTGGTTCATCTTGTTTTAAGCATGTCCTATTACTAGGCTATTCCAACGGATTTCAAGTTCTTGATGTTGAAGATGCTTCTACTGTCACTGAGCTGGTTTCAAGGCGCGATGGTCCAGTCACATTCTTACAGATGCAGCCTATCCCCGCAGAATCAGATTGCAATGATGGATTCAGAGCATCTCATCCAATCCTTCTGGTTGTAGCCAGTGATGAAACAAGAATCTCTGGTTCAGTGCCAAGTAGGAGAGACGATATAACCAGGAATAGCAGCCCTGATTCACAAAGTGGAAATTTTATTAACTCCCCTTCGACTGTTCAGTTCTATTCTCTGAAGTCTCACACTTACGTTCATGTTCTGCGGTTCCGTTCGACAGTTTTTTTGGTCAGGTGCAGTCCACGGATAGTAGCTATCAGTCTTTCATCACAA ATTTACTGTTTTGATGCATTAACTCTTGAGAACAAGTTCAGTGTCCTTACTTATCCTGTCCCTCAAATTGGAGTTGGGCCTATTGCAGTTAATGTTGGATATGGCCCAATGGCAGTAGGCCCTAGATGGTTAGCTTATGCATCAAATAATCCACTATCATCAAATACGGGGCGATTAAGTCCCCAAAGTCTTACGCCTCCTGGAGTTAGTCCTTCTACATCACCTGGAAGTGGAAGTCTGATGGCACGTTATGCAATGGAGTCAAGTAAGCAATTGGCTGCTGGTTTAATCAATTTAGGTGACATGAGCTATAAGACTTTCACAAAGTATTATCATGAGCATTTTCCTGACGGCTCCAGTTCTCCCATACGATCAAACTCTGGCAGAATTGTTGGCAGAATCTCGACACAGTCAACTGAAATGGACAATGCCGGAGTG GTCGTTGTAAAAGATATAGTATCTAGAGCTGTGGTTTGCCAGTTTAGGGCTCACACAAGCCCTCTATCTGCCTTGTGTTTTGATCCAAGTGGGACTCTTTTGGTCACTGCCTCTGTTCATGGGAACAACATAAATATCTTCCGCATCATGCCATCTCCAAATAGCTCAGTAAACCACGGCAATGAGTGGAGTTCATCTCATGTCCACCTTTACAAGCTTCATCGTGGAATGACGTCAGCT GTTATTCAAGACATTTGTTTTAGTCATTATAGTCAGTGGATAACTGTTGTTTCATCAAAGGGGACATGCCATGTCTTCGTTCTATCACCTTTTGGTGGAGAAACGGGTCTTCAGCTTAAGAATTCTCTTCTCGATGGGCCAGATCTCATACCCATACAATCCCAACCGTGGTGGTTTTCTGCTTCGTCTCTTATGTTAAACCAGCATCGTTCACCTCCTTCACTAATTAATCTATCTGTGGTTAGCCGAATAAGAGTTGGTAATTCTGGGTGGCTAAATACTgtgagtagtgctgcatcttcTGCAACCGGGAAGGTTTTTCCGACAACTAGCATTGTTTCTGCCATTTTTCACAATTCAGTACAGGATGATTTAAGTGCCTTGGAGCATCTGCTTGTTTATACTCCTTCTGGTAACTTGGTTCAATATGACCTTTTGCCTTCAGTTGGGGGAGGGGAACAAAGTGAAGCTGCTGCTCCAAGAACTGTAACGGGTTCTTCGATGCAGATGCAAGATGAGGAGTTACGTGTTAAATCTGAACCTGTTCAGTGGTGGGATGTCTGTAGAAGGGAAGATTGGCCTGAAAGAGGTGAACAAATTTATGGAATTCATCGTGTTAGTGAAGAAAATGGTGATAAATTTGTGAAAGATGGTTCTGAGCTTGAAGAAGGAGATATTAAAGAGAAGGAATTGACAAAGTCTCATGAACATTCTCATTGGTATTTATCTAATGCTGAAGTACAGATTAGGTCTGGGAAGCTACCAGTTTGGCAGAAGCCCAag atttactTTTTTAGAATGAACCCTATTTTGGGTTCTCCGGATCATCAAACTGAAGATAGTACCCAAGGAGAGATGGAAATTGAAAAGATCCATGTCAATGAGGTTCAGATAAAGCGCAAGGACTTGCTGCCTGTGTTTGATCGTTATCACAGTATTCAATCTGATATGAG GGATTATGTTGGCGAGAGATATTCATCTCCACTCAACTCTCATGGAGTTTTTGATGGGGAAAAACCTTCATCTCCATCATACAGCTATCGTAGTG CGTCATCAAGAATACCTGCAGAGATCCGGGCCTCAGAATCAATGGATCTCTCTGAATCTCCTTCCATCGCCTACATGGTTAATAATTCCATGGATGAGGTGAAAAATGTTAAAGGAATAGAAAGTCCACTGACCGAAAAAATCGGTGAAAATATTTCCAGAGAAGTTGAGTCCTCCAGTAGTGTTGTGACTAGCGAATCTTCGAACAACAGTTCTAACCGTTCTGACTCGAGTTTGAATATCATCGATGTGGGACCAGTGGATGAAGATATGAATGAGCCAATAGATTTCGGGCACTATTTTGACGAGGGATATTGTAGAGCTTCAATTCGCGATGAAAGCTCAGCACCCGCACAAGCTACTATTACTAGTACTACTAACTTTGACGGAAGTAACAGTCCTTGCCTGAAAGAGAATTTGGAGGAAGATGGGGAAAGCGATGATATGTTGGGTGGTGTCTTTGCCTTCTACGAAGAAG GCTGA